In one window of Frigoriglobus tundricola DNA:
- a CDS encoding N-acetylglucosamine-6-phosphate deacetylase — MSVTVFANATLVLPDRIIPGAVLQVRDGRITFAGHAEPELAADQAIDLEGLYLAPGFVDLHVHGGDGADFMDGTPDAFRTVCRCHARHGTTSLTPTSTVATGPQYDQFLALCRALHGTKTGGARIVGGHFYGPYFARPARGCHPDQEFLVPAPENAERFMSAAADMPLVVTVAPEIENAEWLVRTYSARGVRFNAGHSYATFPHVEAAVAWGVRHVDHLFCAMSDRARLRQSQAFPMRAGLMEATLFFDELTTEVIADGKHLTPELLRFAYKVKGPDRLALVTDSMRAVDRPDGEYWFGAEGSGEKVRKRDGAGVTLEGTALASGVMGMDHCLRTMHFAAGVPLPEAVRMASLTPARILGVSEDIGSLEPGKRADLVVLDRELNVKRVYIGGEGVV, encoded by the coding sequence ATGTCTGTAACGGTTTTCGCGAACGCAACACTCGTGCTCCCCGACCGAATAATACCCGGAGCGGTCCTCCAGGTCCGTGACGGACGCATCACCTTCGCCGGGCACGCAGAACCCGAACTCGCAGCGGACCAAGCCATCGACCTCGAAGGCCTGTACCTCGCGCCGGGGTTCGTCGATCTACACGTTCACGGCGGCGACGGGGCGGACTTCATGGACGGCACGCCGGACGCCTTCCGGACCGTGTGCCGGTGCCACGCTCGGCACGGCACGACGAGCCTCACCCCGACGAGCACCGTCGCCACCGGCCCGCAGTACGATCAGTTCCTCGCGCTCTGTCGCGCGCTTCACGGCACCAAAACGGGTGGCGCGCGGATTGTCGGCGGGCACTTCTACGGCCCGTACTTCGCGCGCCCGGCGCGCGGGTGCCATCCGGATCAGGAGTTTCTGGTTCCCGCACCGGAGAACGCAGAGCGGTTCATGTCGGCCGCTGCCGACATGCCGCTGGTCGTGACCGTTGCCCCGGAGATCGAGAACGCGGAGTGGCTGGTGCGGACGTACTCCGCCCGCGGCGTGCGGTTCAACGCCGGGCACAGCTACGCCACGTTCCCGCACGTGGAGGCCGCGGTGGCGTGGGGCGTGCGGCACGTCGATCACCTGTTCTGCGCGATGTCGGACCGCGCCCGCCTGCGGCAGTCGCAAGCCTTCCCCATGCGCGCGGGGCTGATGGAAGCGACGCTGTTCTTCGACGAACTCACCACCGAAGTCATCGCCGACGGCAAGCACCTGACGCCCGAACTGCTGCGCTTCGCGTACAAGGTGAAGGGACCGGACCGGCTCGCGCTCGTGACCGATTCGATGCGCGCCGTGGACCGGCCCGACGGCGAATACTGGTTCGGTGCGGAGGGCAGCGGCGAGAAAGTACGGAAGCGCGACGGCGCGGGTGTGACGCTCGAAGGAACCGCCCTGGCGTCGGGCGTGATGGGAATGGATCATTGCCTCCGGACGATGCACTTCGCGGCCGGCGTACCGCTCCCCGAAGCGGTGCGAATGGCGTCACTCACGCCCGCCCGGATTCTCGGGGTCAGCGAAGACATCGGCAGTCTGGAACCCGGCAAGCGCGCCGATCTGGTCGTTCTCGATCGTGAGCTGAACGTGAAGCGGGTTTACATCGGCGGCGAGGGAGTAGTCTGA